One window of Phycisphaeraceae bacterium genomic DNA carries:
- a CDS encoding TauD/TfdA family dioxygenase, with protein MIPNNAAILESVRSTGLCRLGPTTDAEYRALVGSLGRAWCETAVELRPDVRSYLCRPEPVPFHTDHPEADFIAWRCEQQDHTDGSQQLIDGWAALEACGRGVRDALTHVHAEVKVRGDSPASRWPIVRASPHGDRLFYADWIKPIEADPHSGMAFDALKAEIGRRTQSHVEEVRLSEGEVLIINNGRYLHGRKPLASDSQRRLRRFWITA; from the coding sequence ATGATCCCCAACAACGCCGCAATCCTCGAATCGGTGCGCAGCACCGGATTGTGTCGGCTCGGCCCGACCACGGACGCGGAGTATCGCGCGCTGGTAGGTTCGCTTGGGCGTGCGTGGTGCGAGACTGCGGTGGAGTTGCGACCCGACGTGCGGAGTTACCTTTGTCGCCCGGAGCCGGTGCCATTCCACACGGATCATCCCGAAGCCGACTTCATCGCGTGGCGATGCGAGCAACAGGACCACACAGATGGTTCGCAGCAACTTATAGACGGCTGGGCGGCACTTGAAGCGTGCGGACGCGGCGTGCGAGATGCACTCACCCACGTTCACGCGGAAGTGAAGGTGCGGGGCGATTCTCCGGCGTCGCGCTGGCCCATCGTTCGCGCATCACCCCACGGGGATCGTTTGTTCTACGCCGATTGGATCAAGCCCATCGAAGCCGATCCGCACTCGGGCATGGCATTCGATGCGTTGAAGGCGGAGATTGGACGCCGGACGCAGAGTCACGTTGAAGAGGTCCGATTGTCCGAAGGCGAAGTGCTCATCATCAACAACGGTCGATATCTGCACGGGCGCAAGCCGCTGGCTAGCGATAGCCAGCGACGACTGCGCCGATTCTGGATCACCGCTTAG
- a CDS encoding glycine-rich domain-containing protein-like, with protein sequence MQVAISVDLVKAAKKSPSFPKDWDDAKIHRELARYERFLLLAQANPGQPLAPTKDIDEMWHLHMTHPRAYYEDCQRLFGDILDHDGGFGADEAELPELQATFNRTAELWESKFGEKYVEREFDPNMTNCWHDCQSRCWHACSSKKKTAESEAVAI encoded by the coding sequence ATGCAAGTCGCAATTTCAGTTGATCTGGTCAAAGCCGCTAAGAAGTCTCCTTCCTTCCCAAAGGATTGGGACGACGCCAAGATTCACCGCGAACTGGCGCGCTACGAACGCTTCCTGTTGCTCGCCCAGGCCAATCCGGGCCAGCCGCTCGCGCCCACGAAGGACATCGACGAAATGTGGCACCTTCACATGACGCACCCGCGTGCGTACTACGAGGACTGCCAGCGTCTGTTCGGTGACATCCTCGACCACGACGGCGGGTTCGGAGCCGACGAAGCGGAGTTGCCCGAGTTGCAGGCGACGTTCAATCGCACAGCGGAGTTGTGGGAAAGCAAGTTCGGAGAGAAGTACGTTGAACGCGAGTTCGATCCGAACATGACGAACTGTTGGCATGACTGCCAAAGCCGTTGCTGGCACGCTTGCAGTTCCAAGAAGAAGACTGCCGAATCCGAAGCCGTCGCGATCTGA
- the uvrA gene encoding excinuclease ABC subunit UvrA — protein sequence MAKRAGAKSKAAVVEAKPVPLRPTVERGELSRVIRVRGAREHNLKDITVEIPRDKLVVITGLSGSGKSSLAFDTIFAEGQRKYMESLSAYARQFLEQLKKPDVDEVEGIPPTIAIEQRSASGNPRSTVATTTEIFDYLRLLYARCGTPRSWAPTKTKKDGDITERSGVRISATSSTQIVDAIMGWKTSSRLLIMSPIVRGLKGFHKDVFESLVRQGWTRARVNGTVVDLRDALKEGGENPLNLGRYEKHTIEAVVDRLVLGDAEGGRQRLAESIESALKLSKGSVAVSREEVDSDGKPKWIDQAFSNQFADPDHPEIALEELAPRLFSFNSPQGACPQCHGLGNLLEFDPDLVIPNRELSMADAAVAAWNKNGPVRAWFNRRLRKFCKAFGVSFSQPVSTLDPKVMHALLYGCKTPIKWDGVIPNIAEWWTTTENPGVKEFLGTFMSQKPCPTCWGDRLRIEALHVLLESEHKAEKARAFSQSVIGRPRHDGTMLNIAELSRLNILDAIEFINGLKLTSEQRTIAEPILKEVNNRLRFLTSVGLEYLSLDRRTATLSGGEAQRIRLATQVGSGLVGACYVLDEPTIGLHQRDNDRLIATLRRLADIGNTVIVVEHDEDMIRAADHVLDIGPGPGVHGGRVVAEGTVDKVASSPGSITGEYLSGKRRIEVPATRRKLSEKKSITIKGARHNNLKGIDVSFPIGGFICVTGVSGSGKSTLVNDILLNATKKHLLGSKDKPGEHTKVTGLQNIDRVVEVDQSPIGRTPRSNPATYTGIFDDIRNIFAQSKESKIRGYKPGRFSFNVSAQSGGGRCEACQGQGLKKIEMHFLPDVYVQCEVCEGKRYNRETLEVLYRGKSIADILSMTIENACAFFENHPKVLRSVKCLHDVGLDYVELGQPSTTLSGGEAQRVKLATELGKAGATRNNPDGVAYGNTLYILDEPTTGLHFEDIRKLIEVLQRLASAGNTLVIIEHNLDVIKCADWIIDLGPEGGDLGGTLLATGTPEDVAKNAKSHTGRYLKPML from the coding sequence ATGGCGAAGCGAGCGGGTGCGAAGTCGAAGGCCGCGGTTGTTGAGGCCAAGCCGGTTCCGTTACGCCCGACCGTGGAACGGGGCGAACTCAGCCGCGTGATCCGTGTCCGCGGCGCCCGCGAGCACAACCTCAAGGACATCACGGTCGAGATCCCGCGCGACAAGCTCGTCGTCATCACCGGGCTTTCCGGCTCCGGCAAAAGTTCGCTCGCCTTCGACACCATCTTCGCCGAGGGACAGCGCAAGTACATGGAGTCGCTCTCCGCGTACGCGCGACAGTTCCTCGAACAGCTCAAGAAGCCCGACGTTGACGAGGTCGAGGGCATCCCCCCCACCATCGCCATCGAGCAGCGCTCCGCCAGCGGCAACCCCCGCTCCACCGTCGCCACAACCACCGAGATCTTCGATTACCTGCGGCTGCTCTACGCGCGGTGCGGCACACCCCGCTCATGGGCTCCGACGAAGACCAAGAAGGACGGCGATATCACCGAACGCTCCGGTGTCCGCATCTCCGCCACCAGCAGCACGCAGATCGTCGACGCGATCATGGGATGGAAGACGAGCTCACGCCTGTTGATAATGAGCCCCATCGTCCGAGGGCTGAAGGGCTTCCACAAGGATGTCTTCGAATCGCTCGTCCGCCAGGGGTGGACCCGCGCGCGCGTGAACGGAACCGTTGTCGATCTGCGCGATGCGCTCAAGGAAGGCGGCGAGAACCCGCTCAACCTCGGACGCTACGAGAAGCACACCATCGAGGCCGTCGTCGACCGCCTCGTACTCGGTGATGCGGAGGGAGGGCGTCAGCGTCTTGCCGAGAGCATCGAGTCCGCCCTCAAGCTCAGCAAGGGCAGCGTCGCCGTCTCGCGCGAGGAGGTCGATTCCGACGGCAAGCCAAAGTGGATCGACCAGGCCTTCAGCAACCAGTTTGCGGACCCGGACCATCCTGAGATTGCGCTCGAGGAACTCGCCCCGCGCCTCTTCTCCTTCAACTCGCCTCAAGGCGCATGCCCCCAGTGCCACGGGCTCGGGAACCTGCTTGAGTTCGATCCCGATCTGGTGATTCCCAATCGCGAACTGTCGATGGCCGATGCCGCGGTCGCCGCGTGGAACAAGAACGGCCCCGTCCGCGCCTGGTTCAACCGTCGGCTCAGGAAGTTCTGCAAGGCCTTCGGCGTCTCGTTTTCGCAGCCCGTGTCCACGCTCGATCCGAAGGTCATGCACGCGCTGCTCTACGGCTGCAAGACACCCATCAAGTGGGACGGCGTGATCCCCAACATTGCCGAGTGGTGGACCACCACGGAGAACCCAGGCGTTAAGGAGTTCCTCGGCACGTTCATGTCGCAGAAGCCCTGCCCCACATGCTGGGGCGACCGCCTCCGCATCGAGGCACTGCACGTACTGCTCGAATCTGAGCACAAAGCGGAGAAGGCCCGCGCTTTCAGCCAGTCTGTGATCGGCCGCCCGCGCCACGACGGCACGATGCTGAACATCGCCGAGCTTTCGCGCCTCAACATCCTCGACGCCATCGAGTTCATCAACGGCCTGAAGCTCACCAGCGAGCAGCGCACCATCGCGGAGCCGATCCTCAAGGAAGTCAACAACCGACTCCGATTCCTCACCAGCGTCGGTCTCGAGTACCTCTCCCTCGACCGGCGGACTGCCACCCTCTCAGGTGGCGAGGCACAGCGCATCCGCCTGGCAACCCAGGTCGGCAGCGGCCTCGTCGGCGCGTGCTACGTCCTCGACGAGCCGACCATCGGCCTCCACCAGCGCGACAACGACCGGCTTATCGCCACGCTCCGCCGCCTCGCCGACATCGGCAACACGGTCATCGTTGTCGAGCACGATGAGGACATGATTCGTGCCGCGGATCACGTCCTCGACATCGGTCCCGGCCCCGGGGTCCACGGCGGGCGCGTCGTCGCCGAGGGCACCGTCGACAAGGTCGCGAGCTCCCCCGGCTCCATCACCGGCGAGTACCTCTCCGGCAAACGGCGCATCGAGGTCCCCGCGACCCGGCGCAAGCTCAGCGAGAAGAAGTCCATCACCATCAAGGGCGCGAGGCACAACAACCTCAAGGGGATTGATGTCTCGTTTCCGATCGGGGGTTTCATCTGCGTCACCGGTGTGTCTGGCTCAGGCAAGAGCACGCTCGTCAACGACATCCTTCTGAACGCCACAAAGAAACACCTGCTCGGCTCCAAGGACAAGCCGGGTGAGCACACGAAGGTGACCGGCCTTCAGAACATTGACCGCGTCGTCGAGGTCGATCAATCACCCATCGGGCGCACGCCCCGCTCGAATCCCGCCACCTACACCGGCATCTTCGACGACATCCGCAACATCTTCGCCCAGTCGAAAGAGTCCAAGATCCGCGGCTACAAGCCCGGCCGATTCAGCTTCAACGTATCCGCCCAGTCCGGGGGCGGCCGGTGCGAGGCGTGTCAGGGCCAGGGACTCAAAAAGATCGAGATGCACTTCCTCCCGGATGTCTACGTCCAGTGCGAGGTCTGCGAGGGCAAGCGCTATAACCGCGAGACGCTCGAGGTCCTCTACCGGGGCAAGAGCATCGCCGACATCCTCTCCATGACCATCGAGAACGCCTGCGCGTTCTTCGAGAACCACCCGAAAGTGCTGCGCAGTGTCAAGTGCCTGCACGATGTCGGACTTGATTACGTCGAACTCGGCCAGCCCTCGACCACGCTCTCCGGCGGCGAGGCGCAGCGCGTGAAACTCGCGACCGAGCTCGGCAAGGCGGGCGCGACCCGCAACAACCCCGACGGCGTCGCCTACGGCAACACCCTCTACATCCTCGACGAGCCGACCACCGGCCTTCACTTCGAGGACATCCGGAAACTGATCGAAGTCCTCCAGCGGCTCGCGAGCGCGGGCAACACGCTCGTCATCATCGAGCACAACCTCGACGTCATCAAGTGCGCCGACTGGATCATCGACCTCGGCCCCGAAGGCGGCGACCTCGGCGGCACACTCCTCGCCACCGGCACACCCGAGGATGTTGCGAAGAACGCGAAGAGTCATACGGGGCGGTATTTGAAGCCGATGCTGTAG